One stretch of Daphnia pulicaria isolate SC F1-1A chromosome 6, SC_F0-13Bv2, whole genome shotgun sequence DNA includes these proteins:
- the LOC124344405 gene encoding galactose mutarotase-like, producing the protein MISFFVYLVLSSIYAVNKLPSDTDQTSTVSVHATQEQFGVIQTSKGDESVIKYTLTNLHGVKVQLITYGAALTNLLVPDKEGKLQDVVLGFDDLDGYRGVKARNPYFGSTVGRVANRIAKGRFRLDGVDYQLATNNGANHLHGGLVGFDKVVWRAHAQHRNGSVTFTYSSPHMEEGYPGQLSTQVTYTLTDSNELIIDFKALTDLPTPVNLANHAYFNLAGHEAGSQQLYNHRVQLYADRYTPVDDEKIPTGELASVNGTAFDLRSETRLGDVIHSIPGGGYDHNFVAGHSGRKSYHTNLPLVAEFWHPPSGRLMKVFSNQPGFQLYTGNVLPADDSLLGKNGRFYHTHDGFCVETQNFPDAINQPNFPDSVLRPGTVYHRTTVFKFSIK; encoded by the exons ATGATCTCCTTTTTTGTGTACTTAGTTTTGAGTTCGATTTACGCTGTCAACAAATTGCCGTCGGACACTG ATCAAACAAGTACAGTGTCGGTGCATGCCACTCAAGAACAATTTGGCGTCATTCAAACTTCTAAAGGAGACGAATCTGTTATTAAGTATACACTGACCAACTTGCACGGAGTGAAAGTGCAATTGATCACCTACGGCGCTGCGCTGACCAACCTTCTCGTACCCGACAAAGAAGGAAAACTTCAAGATGTGGTGCTTGGCTTTGATGATTTAGACG GGTACAGGGGAGTCAAGGCACGGAATCCTTACTTCGGGAGCACAGTCGGTCGCGTGGCCAATCGAATCGCCAAGGGCCGATTTCGCTTGGACGGAGTCGACTACCAACTGGCCACCAACAACGGAGCCAATCACCTACACGGAGGCCTAGTCGGATTCGATAAAGTCGTTTGGCGAGCCCACGCCCAGCATCGAAACGGAAGTGTCACCTTCACCTACTCCAGCCCGCACATGGAAGAAGGATATCCCGGCCAACTTTCCACTCAAGTGACTTACac gcTAACGGATTCCAACgaattaattattgattttaaagcgCTAACCGATCTGCCAACACCCGTCAATCTCGCTAACCACGCCTATTTCAATTTGGCCGGGCACGAGGCCGGCAGCCAGCAACTGTACAATCACCGCGTCCAGCTCTACGCCGACCGCTACACGCCCGTCGATGACGAAAAGATTCCAACCGGAGAGCTGGCCAGCGTCAACGGGACGGCCTTCGACTTGAGATCGGAAACTCGACTGGGCGACGTCATCCACTCGATTCCCGGCGGCGGCTACGATCACAATTTCGTGGCCGGCCATAGTGGCAGAAAATCCTATCACACAAATCTGCCGCTAGTGGCCGAGTTCTGGCATCCGCCGTCCGGCCGGCTCATGAAAGTGTTCAGCAATCAGCCGGGATTTCAACTTTACACGGGAAATGTCCTGCCCGCTGACGATTCGTTGTTGGGCAAAAACGGACGCTTCTACCACACGCACGACGGTTTCTGCGTGGAAACTCAAAATTTCCCCGACGCCATCAATCAG CCCAATTTCCCAGATTCCGTCCTTCGACCGGGAACGGTTTATCATCGCACCaccgtttttaaatttagcaTCAAATGA
- the LOC124344406 gene encoding calmodulin-lysine N-methyltransferase-like, with the protein MEHGEEPSLCAESAKVIARTRWKLLAKVLHKTEKENDESSSHHLVVPTTTTSRELYGLFEWAESESKVFWQDNCGQWLQCRSFNHPHFSLNVRFLINQFSIDELTGFNNTGNVCVWPSEEVLAYYCLKNNYVFKEKAVLELGGGMTCLASFAVAKTSDAILVACTDGNPASVENVKRIIEHNNLSSTCPITAQVLDWKNESSFREMESMWDVILCADCLFFDDGREALVDTMQRITTNNGLILIMAPRRGRTLDAFLELCQGKFDIYLDEEFDGDVTLSHQKKLLSSDYNSDHNYPLLVQLRKR; encoded by the exons ATGGAACATGGAGAGGAGCCATCGCTCTGTGCCGAGAGCGCAAAAGTGATTGCTAGAACCCGATGGAAATTGCTGGCCAAG GTTCTGCACAAGacggaaaaggaaaatgatgaaagcaGTTCGCATCACCTGGTTGTCCCGACGACGACTACCTCAAGGGAATTGTACGGCCTGTTCGAGTGGGCCGAATCCGAGTCGAAAGTCTTTTGGCAAGACAATTGCGGCCAGTGGTTGCAGTGCCGCTCCTTTAACCACCCGCACTTTTCTCTCAATGTCAG GTTTCTCATCAATCAGTTTTCCATCGACGAATTAACAGGGTTCAATAACACTGGAAATGTCT gtgtTTGGCCTTCGGAGGAAGTGCTGGCCTATTACTGTCTGAAGAATAACTATGTGTTCAAAGAGAAAGCCGTCCTAGAGCTAGGTGGCGGGATGACGTGCCTGGCTTCCTTTGCCGTTGCCAAAACCTCTGACGCCATTCTAGTCGCTTGCACTGACGGCAATCCAGCTTCCGTAGAAAACGTTAAGCGCATTATTGAGCACAATAATCTCAGCAGCACCTGCCCAATAACCGCCCA AGTGTTAGACTGGAAAAACGAATCGTCCTTTAGAGAAATGGAATCCATGTGGGACGTCATACTCTGTGCCGACTG tTTGTTTTTCGACGACGGCCGGGAAGCTTTAGTGGACACTATGCAACGAATAACAACGAACAAT GGACTAATTTTAATCATGGCACCGAGACGAGGCCGCACACTAGACGCGTTCCTGGAGCTCTGCCAAGGCAAGTTTGATATCTACCTCGACGAAGAATTTGACGGCGATGTCACCCTCTCACATCAAAAG AAGTTGCTTAGTTCAGATTACAATTCCGATCACAACTACCCGCTATTGGTCCAGTTGAGGAAACGCTGA
- the LOC124342661 gene encoding putative fatty acyl-CoA reductase CG5065 isoform X2, with product MEKVSIQDFYVGRSIFITGATGFMGKVLVEKLLRSCPGIDRVYLLIRPKTDKDVRFRLQEMIKCKLFEWQRQNQPDALKKLVPISGDVSLPDLGISFSDMQELVANVSVVFHSAARVKFDDDLRSAINSNVKGPKRVATFCRQLKDLKALVHVSTTYNNLEKEDIDEEIYPTSLDPQKLLDLVDCMDDKLLASITKQLVGTSPNVYAYTKALGEHLLQDLTFESGKQRLPLAIVRPSMVTAAVQEPLPGWIDNFNGPSGTLAGTSKGLIQIVRVDPELIADIIPVDFPINLMIAAAWDEATCCANKSSDQIRVYNCSSGSLNPIIWRDFRNWGLGGVHEFPCKEIMRYPNIKLQTNRLLFNIEIVLYHHVPALFFDTIALLCGRKPFVARLFKRAHKMMSCLEFYTMREWNFPSQNPVLLMDKMSVQEKNTFNFDVRKIDWETYMTTFAVGVREYLFKDDLSSIHAARKNLNRMKLLRMVVRCVILGLMLLFFYVLWTKFTTETSSIVSFLFQNRYNSSTVQDIFENETFCGLKSTHILPLKSALEL from the exons ATGGAGAAGGTCAGCATCCAAGATTTTTACGTCGGCCGGTCAATTTTCATTACCGGGGCAACTGGTTTTATGGGGAAAGTTTTGGTTGAAAAACTCCTCAGGTCTTGTCCGGGGATAGACCGTGTTTACTTATTGATTAGACCTAAAACTGACAAGGACGTCCGTTTTCGTCTTCAGGAAATGATCAAATGCAAG TTGTTTGAATGGCAAAGACAAAATCAACCCGACGCCCTTAAAAAATTAGTTCCCATAAGCGGCGATGTTAGTTTGCCAGATCTTGGCATTTCATTTTCCGACATGCAAGAACTTGTCGCGAATGTCTCGGTCGTTTTTCACTCGGCAGCTCGCGTTAAATTTGATGACGATCTGAGAAGCGCCATCAACTCTAACGTCAAAGGACCGAAAAGAGTGGCCACCTTCTGTCGGCAATTAAAGGACCTTAAG GCATTGGTTCATGTCTCCACCACTTACAACAacttggaaaaagaagatataGACGAGGAGATCTACCCCACATCACTTGATCCTCAAAAGCTGCTGGATTTAGTCGACTGCATGGATGACAAGCTCTTAGCCAGCATCACCAAACA ATTGGTCGGAACAAGCCCGAATGTTTACGCTTACACGAAAGCTCTGGGGGAACACCTTCTGCAAGATTTGACGTTTGAAAGCGGTAAACAACGACTTCCTCTAGCGATTGTTCGGCCTTCCATGGTCACTGCTGCTGTACAGGAGCCCTTGCCTGGCTGGATCGATAATTTCAATGGACCTAGCG GCACTTTGGCTGGAACAAGCAAAGGACTTATTCAAATTGTACGAGTCGATCCTGAACTTATTGCCGATATTATTCCTGTTGACTTTCCAATCAATTTGATGATAGCGGCAGCATGGGATGAAGCAACTTGCTGTGCAAATAA ATCGTCCGATCAGATTCGAGTGTACAACTGCTCATCTGGCTCTTTAAACCCCATCATTTGGCGGGATTTCAGAAACTGGGGTTTGGGTGGTGTTCATGAATTTCCGTGTAAAGAAATCATGAGATATCCCAACATTAAACTCCAAACAAATCGGCTCCTTTTCAACATTGAAATTGTCCTATATCACCATGTGCCGGCTCTCTTTTTCGACACAATCGCTCTGTTGTGTGGGAGAAAGCCTTTCGTG gCTCGGCTATTCAAGAGAGCCCACAAGATGATGTCTTGTCTAGAATTTTATACGATGCGTGAGTGGAATTTCCCCAGCCAAAATCCTGTCCTGTTAATGGACAAGATGTcagttcaagaaaaaaatactttcaaTTTTGACGTACGAAAAATCGACTGGGAGACATACATGACTACTTTCGCGGTTGGAGTTCGTGAATATCTTTTCAAAGACGACTTAAGTTCCATACATGCTGCCAGAAAGAATTTGAACAG GATGAAATTATTAAGAATGGTGGTTCGTTGTGTCATCTTGGGACTGATGCTATTATTCTTCTACGTCCTCTGGACCAAATTCACTACGGAGACTTCGTCGAtagtttcgtttttattccaaAACAGATATAACTCGTCTACCGTTCAGGATATTttcgaaaatgaaacattttgcGGATTAAAATCAACACATATTCTTCCTCTAAAATCAGCTCTAGAATTGTAA
- the LOC124342192 gene encoding enoyl-CoA delta isomerase 2-like, translating to MVQTSVQYYPCLGWFQTPFSALGQSPEACSSYTFPKLMGSLKANEMLLFNKKITAVEACKLGLVTEVFQDANFQSEVWSLVYSKQLSRQFDTEILHKVNDAECERLLERWQSEDCMEAIMKFFSKNSK from the exons ATGGTACAGACGTCTGTCCAATATTACCCTTGTCTG GGATGGTTTCAAACTCCTTTCAGTGCGCTGGGACAGTCGCCGGAAGCCTGCTCATCTTATACTTTTCCCAAGCTCATGGGATCCTTAAAAGCCAACGAAATGCTgcttttcaacaagaaaattacTGCCGTCGAAGCGTGCAAACTAGGTCTGGTCACTGAAGTCTTTCAAGATGCCAACTTCCAAAGTGAGGTGTGG tCGTTAGTTTACAGCAAGCAATTGAGTCGCCAGTTTGACACTGAAATATTGCACAAAGTTAACGATGCCGAATGCGAACGTTTGCTGGAGCGTTGGCAATCAGAAGACTGCATGGAAGCCATCATGAAATTCTTCAGTAAAAAttcgaaatga
- the LOC124344403 gene encoding choline transporter-like protein 1 produces MGCCCCESSDRVEPGPSQNGGGRRKESEDFDGVVNERSCTDIFFLALFLAFLGGLGYGLYYAVARGDTNRLVYGFDMDGDVCGRPNHPLANITSSGKDMTRLTFLDVESLTLNRNLDPVIVGRCVNTCPASKSPPILNRCLAIHASSTEATNWFLTSTGLAKFLNQFAIDFQLCWKEVVYLCLIALGLSLVLTVLFRFLAGAMIWLLLVALVLGSFGGTGYLWWAWYGMRGTSGETSMLAYAITLSIVSVLILLIVVAMRKRVELVAALFREAGKSVHAMPMLLIQPLWTLLALCALCAGWAYAALWIESAGQPTRAPVGTVIFQKDTYLQVVRWYNILAALWLSQLCLAFQNLIIAGAVAEWFFTRDKSRLSCPVAKSTGYAVRYHLGSLAFGSLLIALMKLVRMLFNYLERKLRNSTTTCFGLVTCLTCFCKCCLYCFEKFLQGLCSNAYIEIGIYGENFCWSAGRAFKMLSNNALRVMAINSVGDFILFLGKAGVVTAVVFVGIELIKDKPGVAYIWTPILVAAIFAYLIAHCFISVFEMCIDTVFICFCEDCEINNGQDQPYFMSRGLMEFVEKSQKALRARAGRDRARQQQPPKGAYDNNPTMDSDADRQQQQPGVWNTGVPPPPYQFRPTAPPLR; encoded by the exons AtggggtgttgttgttgtgaatcATCTGACCGCGTCGAGCCGGGGCCGTCACAG AATGGTGGAGGACGACGGAAGGAATCGGAGGATTTCGACGGGGTCGTCAACGAGCGCAGCTGTaccgacattttctttttggcactCTTCCTGGCTTTTCTCGGCGGACTG GGATATGGGCTGTATTATGCCGTTGCCCGAGGAGATACTAATCGCCTCGTTTACGGCTTTGACATGGACGGTGACGTATGCGGCCGGCCAAATCACCCGCTGGCCAACATCACATCTAGCGGCAAAGATATGACTCGGCTGAC ATTCCTCGATGTAGAATCGCTAACTCTGAATCGTAATCTGGATCCGGTTATCGTGGGAAGATGTGTTAACACTTGTCCGGCCAGCAA GTCACCGCCTATCCTGAACCGCTGTTTAGCAATTCACGCCTCGTCCACTGAGGCGACCAACTGGTTTTTGACATCCACGGGACTGGCCAAATTTCTCAAC caaTTCGCCATCGATTTTCAACTGTGCTGGAAAGAGGTGGTTTACCTCTGCCTCATTGCATTGG gtTTATCGCTGGTACTTACCGTTCTCTTCCGCTTCTTGGCCGGAGCGAtgatttggctgctgctggtcgccCTTGTCCTCGGTTCATTCGGCGGGACCGGTTACCtctg GTGGGCGTGGTATGGCATGCGAGGCACTTCCGGTGAGACCAGCATGCTGGCTTATGCAATCACCCTCTCAATCGTTTCG GTATTGATTTTGTTGATCGTTGTGGCCATGAGAAAGCGGGTCGAGCTGGTGGCTGCCTTGTTTCGCGAAGCCGGCAAATCGGTCCACGCCATGCCGATGCTCCTCATCCAGCCGCTTTGGACTCTGTTGGCATTGTGCGCTTTGTGCGCCGGATGGGCCTACGCCGCATTGTGGATCGAGAGCGCCGGCCAGCCAACTCGGGCGCCAGTGGGGACCGTCATCTTTCAGAAAGACACTTATTTGCAA GTCGTTCGATGGTACAATATCCTGGCCGCTCTTTGGCTATCGCAACTCTGCCTGGCCTTCCAGAACCTTATCATCGCCGGAGCGGTTGCTGAATGGTTTTTCACTAG GGATAAATCGCGTTTGTCGTGCCCGGTGGCCAAATCGACGGGCTATGCCGTCCGCTACCATTTGGGCTCGTTGGCCTTTGGATCTCTGCTCATCGCCTTGATGAAATTGGTTCGGATGCTGTTCAACTATCTGGAGCGCAAGTTGCGCAATTCCACGACGACGTGCTTCGGTCTAGTCACCTGCCTCACTTGTTTCTGCAAGTGCTGTCTTTACTGCTTTGAGAAATTCCTTCAGGGACTCTGCTCCAATGCCTACATCGAAATAG GCATTTATGGGGAGAATTTCTGCTGGTCGGCCGGCCGAGCTTTCAAAATGCTGTCCAACAACGCCCTGCGGGTCATGGCAATCAACTCTGTCGGCGACTTTATCCTCTTCTTGGGCAAGGCTGGCGTCGTCACGGCCGTCGTCTTTGTCGGAATCGAATTGATCAAA gatAAGCCGGGTGTTGCGTATATTTGGACACCGATCCTGGTGGCGGCCATTTTTGCCTACTTGATTGCCCATTGCTTCATTTCCGTCTTCGAG ATGTGCATCGATACCGTTTTCATCTGCTTTTGCGAAGACTGCGAGATAAACAACGGACAGGATCAGCCGTATTTCATGAGCCGTGGTTTAATG gAATTTGTCGAAAAGAGTCAAAAAGCTCTGCGAGCTCGCGCTGGTCGAGATCGTGCTcggcaacaacaacccccGAAAGGGGCGTACGATAACAACCCGACGATGGATTCGGATGCcgaccggcagcagcagcagcctggcGTTTGGAACACTGGCGTTCCGCCTCCTCCGTATCAATTCCGTCCGACTGCCCCTCCTctcagataa
- the LOC124342661 gene encoding putative fatty acyl-CoA reductase CG5065 isoform X1: protein MEKVSIQDFYVGRSIFITGATGFMGKVLVEKLLRSCPGIDRVYLLIRPKTDKDVRFRLQEMIKCKLFEWQRQNQPDALKKLVPISGDVSLPDLGISFSDMQELVANVSVVFHSAARVKFDDDLRSAINSNVKGPKRVATFCRQLKDLKALVHVSTTYNNLEKEDIDEEIYPTSLDPQKLLDLVDCMDDKLLASITKQDTSGRLVGTSPNVYAYTKALGEHLLQDLTFESGKQRLPLAIVRPSMVTAAVQEPLPGWIDNFNGPSGTLAGTSKGLIQIVRVDPELIADIIPVDFPINLMIAAAWDEATCCANKSSDQIRVYNCSSGSLNPIIWRDFRNWGLGGVHEFPCKEIMRYPNIKLQTNRLLFNIEIVLYHHVPALFFDTIALLCGRKPFVARLFKRAHKMMSCLEFYTMREWNFPSQNPVLLMDKMSVQEKNTFNFDVRKIDWETYMTTFAVGVREYLFKDDLSSIHAARKNLNRMKLLRMVVRCVILGLMLLFFYVLWTKFTTETSSIVSFLFQNRYNSSTVQDIFENETFCGLKSTHILPLKSALEL, encoded by the exons ATGGAGAAGGTCAGCATCCAAGATTTTTACGTCGGCCGGTCAATTTTCATTACCGGGGCAACTGGTTTTATGGGGAAAGTTTTGGTTGAAAAACTCCTCAGGTCTTGTCCGGGGATAGACCGTGTTTACTTATTGATTAGACCTAAAACTGACAAGGACGTCCGTTTTCGTCTTCAGGAAATGATCAAATGCAAG TTGTTTGAATGGCAAAGACAAAATCAACCCGACGCCCTTAAAAAATTAGTTCCCATAAGCGGCGATGTTAGTTTGCCAGATCTTGGCATTTCATTTTCCGACATGCAAGAACTTGTCGCGAATGTCTCGGTCGTTTTTCACTCGGCAGCTCGCGTTAAATTTGATGACGATCTGAGAAGCGCCATCAACTCTAACGTCAAAGGACCGAAAAGAGTGGCCACCTTCTGTCGGCAATTAAAGGACCTTAAG GCATTGGTTCATGTCTCCACCACTTACAACAacttggaaaaagaagatataGACGAGGAGATCTACCCCACATCACTTGATCCTCAAAAGCTGCTGGATTTAGTCGACTGCATGGATGACAAGCTCTTAGCCAGCATCACCAAACAG GATACTTCTGGCAGATTGGTCGGAACAAGCCCGAATGTTTACGCTTACACGAAAGCTCTGGGGGAACACCTTCTGCAAGATTTGACGTTTGAAAGCGGTAAACAACGACTTCCTCTAGCGATTGTTCGGCCTTCCATGGTCACTGCTGCTGTACAGGAGCCCTTGCCTGGCTGGATCGATAATTTCAATGGACCTAGCG GCACTTTGGCTGGAACAAGCAAAGGACTTATTCAAATTGTACGAGTCGATCCTGAACTTATTGCCGATATTATTCCTGTTGACTTTCCAATCAATTTGATGATAGCGGCAGCATGGGATGAAGCAACTTGCTGTGCAAATAA ATCGTCCGATCAGATTCGAGTGTACAACTGCTCATCTGGCTCTTTAAACCCCATCATTTGGCGGGATTTCAGAAACTGGGGTTTGGGTGGTGTTCATGAATTTCCGTGTAAAGAAATCATGAGATATCCCAACATTAAACTCCAAACAAATCGGCTCCTTTTCAACATTGAAATTGTCCTATATCACCATGTGCCGGCTCTCTTTTTCGACACAATCGCTCTGTTGTGTGGGAGAAAGCCTTTCGTG gCTCGGCTATTCAAGAGAGCCCACAAGATGATGTCTTGTCTAGAATTTTATACGATGCGTGAGTGGAATTTCCCCAGCCAAAATCCTGTCCTGTTAATGGACAAGATGTcagttcaagaaaaaaatactttcaaTTTTGACGTACGAAAAATCGACTGGGAGACATACATGACTACTTTCGCGGTTGGAGTTCGTGAATATCTTTTCAAAGACGACTTAAGTTCCATACATGCTGCCAGAAAGAATTTGAACAG GATGAAATTATTAAGAATGGTGGTTCGTTGTGTCATCTTGGGACTGATGCTATTATTCTTCTACGTCCTCTGGACCAAATTCACTACGGAGACTTCGTCGAtagtttcgtttttattccaaAACAGATATAACTCGTCTACCGTTCAGGATATTttcgaaaatgaaacattttgcGGATTAAAATCAACACATATTCTTCCTCTAAAATCAGCTCTAGAATTGTAA